The sequence ctccgcgcccggccgcgtcctcccgcggccgccgggcagcgccccgctccgccccgccggcTCTCACCtgcgggcagcagcagcgcggccccgcgcccgcggcgagGATGATTTCCGCGGACACTTTGCCAAGCGCGAGGGAAGGGGACGGCCATGCCGGCACAAAAACTGTTcgcgctgctcctgctgccgAGCATGTAAAAATAACGTATGCTGCAACAGATTGCCGAGCCCCGGAATGAAGCCTAGTTAGTATTcgagacagatttttttcctttttctcccagaTAAACAGTTTTTTAAAGCTTCTAAGCTGGTGACCCTCACTTCTGTTCCTAAAGCAAATTTAACTACCCCCCGCAGGCACATGATGGCAAATGGAAAAGTAACCGGGATTGCAAAAATCAAAGCACACACTGCCGGGTACATAGAAATAAGGCTGTCTTTACCTGCAGTTATAGGTCCTGATTTCCTTGTTATCCCTTTTGCACTTTACTGCCACGAAGATCATGGTGACAAAAAGAATGGCTGCAATAGACCCCAGGGCGATAATGAAAATCAGGGACAAGTTAACAGATCCTATGGACTCCTGGGCATCCAGGGCCGGAGAGAGGTATATCAAAATCAAGGCAGAAGCCGAGAGAGATGTTTTTCCATGGTCATGAGCCACCACAATCAGCTCATACGCTGTCTTTGCGTTCTCCCCAAAGGCTCTGGTGGTCCTTATCTCTCCATTGACCTGGTCTATCTCAAAAAATCCTCTGTCTCCTTCGACCATTTCATAGGAAAGTCTGCCATTTTCACCCTCGTCGTAGTCATCCGCCTTGACCACTGTCACTAAGTAGCCAACCCCCGCGTTCCTGGGGATGTACACTTCAGCAGTCCCATTGACCAGCGGAGGGGCCGTGATCACGGGGGTGTTGTCATTGACATCCAGGACGATCACCCTGACAGTGGCATTGCTCTGCAGCGAGGGGTTACCCCCATCCTTTGCCAAGACCTTAAACTCAAAGGCCTTCGTCTGTTCATGGTTGAAGGACCTCAGAGCATAGATATCCCCAGAATTGGGGTTGATGGAGACGTAGGTGAAGACAGGCATGTCCCTGACTTGGGAGGGCACGATCTGATAGGAGACACTGCCATTGAGGCCCAAGTCAGGGTCCCTCGCTGAGACGGAGAGGAGGTAGGCCCCCGGGGTGTTGTTCTCCTGCACAATGACCTGATAATAGGGCTTGGAGAAGTGGGGGTGGTTGTCATTCTCATCGGTGATCTTGACAGTGAAGGACTTGGTGGCCTGCAGGGAGGGGATGCCATTGTCCCTGGCCTGGATGGTCAGGTTGTACTGGTCCCTCTGCTCCCGGTCCAGACGCCCGTCCACCAGGATGGTGGAGAAGCTCTCATACTCCTGGAGCCGGAAAGGCACGTTGCCCAGGAGCTTGCACTGCACCCGGCCATTGGCCCCAGAGTCACGGTCTGAGACCCGCACCAGGGCGATGACGTACCCCGGGGGGGCGTTCTCACTCACCTCCACCAGCTCGCTGTTGACGGAGAGCAGATTAATGAGAGGAGGGTTGTCGTTGGCATCCTGGACACTGATGGTCACTTTGCAATGGGCAGGGATGGAGTTAGGCCCCAAGTCCTTGGCCTGCACATCCAGCTCATAGACATGACCTTCCTCATAGTCGATGGCACCACTGACTGTGATGAGGCCGCTCTGGGGGTCAATCTGGAAAAGCTCCCGGGCCCTCTCAGAGACGTAGCTGTGGAAGGAGTAGAGCACCTGGCCATTGGTGCCCTCATCTGGGTCGGAGGCATTGAGGCGGATAACCGGCGTGCCCAGCGGGGAATTTTCGGGCACACTGACGGTGTAGGCTGGCTCCTCAAAGAGAGGGTTGTTGTCATTGGAGTCGATGACACGGATGCTGAGCTCCACCGTACCGAATTTGGGCGGGTCGCCGCCATCCAGCGCTGTGATCACATAGCTGTAGTGGGACTGAGTCTCACGGTCCAGGCTCTTCTCCACCACCAGCTCGGCGAAGCGGGACCCATCACCCCGCGTCTTGGTCTCCAGCCCAAAGAGGTCGTTGGGTGTGATCTCGTAGCTCTGCACGCCAAAGCTGCCCGAGTCCGGGTCATAGGCGCTCTCCAGTGGCACCCGCGTGCCGGGACTGGCTGTCTCCGAGATCTCCAGCTCAATCTGGTCAGTGGGGAAGCTAGGTGCGTTGTCATTGAGGTCCTTGATCTCCAGCTTGATCACGCAGATCTCCATGGAGCTGGACATCACCTCCAGTGAGATGATGCACTTGGGGCTCTGCCGGCACAGCAGGTCCCGGTCGATCTTCTGCTTGGTCACCAgcagccccgagccggggctGATGTCCACCAGGTGGGGGGCCGAGTTGGAGACCACCCGGAAGGCGGTGGGCTGCCGGGAGTCCATCACGAAGCCGGCGTCCCGGGCGTCCTTGGCGACGTTGGCGATCACGGTGCcggcccgctgctcctcctccaccGAGTACTTGAGGTTGATgagggccccggcgccggcccacAGCAAGGCGGCCCCCAGCAGCGCCGGGAGAGCCCCCAtcgccgcgcccgccccctccGACCGCCGAGCCGCGCCCcgacggccgcgccgccgccgcctccgccaagggggcggccgccgccggctcagggccccgccgccctcatgccgggcagcgcccgccgaacttcccgggggcggcgggcatgtgcggccccgcggcggctcgtccccctcgccgccgccgcccgctcagGCGCTGCgagccggcggcgccgcggccgtaCCGGACATGGTGCGCGGGAGCGGGCCGCCGAGCcaagccgcgccgagccgagccgcgccgagccaAGCCGAGCCAAGCCGAGCCAAGCCGCGCTGCcgagccccgctgccgccggcgctcGCTGCGGCGGCCGCACGCCACTGCCCGCAGTCCGGAgcgccggcgggcggcgcgggggcgggcggcggcgcgccgcgGCCAATgggagcgagggggcggggccagcgcgccgcgccgcggccaatgggcggcgctgccggccgcgggggcggggcaggggcggggccgcGGAGCGGCTCCGGGAACGGgagcggggacggcggcggcggcggcgggggcgccgggcgAGGCGGCTCTGTCGCTCCGGGAGCGTGTGTCCGCGCGGCGCTCGGTCCGCCCCGGCCCCcggagcggcgcggggagcccggaCGCTTTCGGGGCGCCGCTCCGGGGCGCCGCCGGCCTGGCCGCCGCTCACCGGGGGTTGATCCCCACCGCACTGAGCGGCCTCGGGGCCGTCGGCGGagcccgccgctgccggggctcccgcggcgccgcccgtAGGCACTGGCACcgtgcccgcggccccgccgagggaggcacccccggccccgccgtccGCGCTGTCCGGCGCAGCGCGTCTCCCGCTTGCTGCGGGGAGCggcagcgccggcagcgccgcacccgccccgcgggccgggctccccgcgcggggccgcgccgcggggccgctcgtCCCTCGGAGgagccgcgggcagcgcggcccccgggggctgccgTCCCCCGTGCCGGGCGAGCACCGGGAAGCTGCCGCGTAGGAACCGAAAAATACAAACATCCTCCTGGCGACTGTGAGATTGGCAGCGCTTTGTGCTCACCGTTAATTACCCTCCGATTCGCTCAGaaatgcagagctctgcagctgggagaggcaACGTGGTACCGTCttatctcttaaaaataaaacttccatTTTACTGCTCCCGGTGCTCGCCTCGGGTCTCCGCGTGCGGCACGCAGGTGCGTTTAGGTACAATCAAAAAGGCCTGAGGAGGGCACCGGGAGGGTTTCGTGCCTTGCACACGGGAGCTGTCTGTGCACCTGGCAGCTCGCCGAAGCCCTGCccgcactgctggggcagtcctGCTAGCGGGGCCCGGCGGTCCGCGGCGCTGAGCTCAGACGCTGCTAGCCGCAgctcccaggcaggctgctccccCCCGGGCCTGaggagcgcggccgcggagcggcggggccaaggcggcggcggcggctcggccccctcagcccggccccgcgcccgccccggccgcgccgtcgGGCCCCGCCGCGGCTTCCCAGGCACAACGGCGCCATctagcggccgccgcggccgccgcggggcgggaggcgtcgcccggcccggcccggtccccCCACACGGGCCCGGCCCCTGCAGGGGTCCGGCCCCGAGCCGGGCTCCCCGCTACCGGACACCTCCCCGGGACACCACCCCGGGCCCAGCCACCACTCCATCCCCGGATACCCCCTGTCCCAGGCCACCACGCCATCCCTGGACACCACGCCATCCCTGGACAGCACCCTGGGCCCAGCCACCACTCCATCCCCGCACACCTGCTGTCGCAGGCCACCACCCCAGGCCTGGACACCACTCCATCCCTGGACACCACGCCCTCCCAGCATACCCCCCCCCCATCCTAAAACACAGCTCCAGCCCCGGACATGTGCCCGTCCCAGGACACCACCCCATGCCGGGACACCGTGCCCCCAAGCACATGGGGACATCAGCATCCCCGGAGTGCGCAGAGGCCCCCAGGCTCGTGCTGCTGAAGGAGGGCCTGCTCACCATCCCACCACCTCCACGTGGTCCTGGCCATTTCCCGCAGCCTCTTCGCTTCCCTGTGGCCCCCAGCACTATGCAGCCCCAAACCCTCTGGGCAGGTTGGCCCTGGtgtcccctcctgcctccccaccaTCCAGCTGTCACCTTCCAGGTCTACAGAGATGGGGCCAAACATCTCCCCAGGCAGTATTTGGGGggctggagagcagaagggacAGGAGAGAGCAGCCTGTGATAGGTGGTCCCTCCCATCCTGGGAGGCAGCGCAGCACCatggctggggagcaggggacGAGGGCTCGGGGAGGCAGCAGGTGGGGACGGCGCGAGCGGTGGAGCCGCGCGACTGTGCTCACAGTCTTCCTCGGAAAAGTTAATTCTGATGACTTGAACTGTGCCGTGTGGATTGAAAAACTGGCTGAAGGATCATAAACAAAGGGTAATTAGAAACAGGGGGAGGTGTTTATGGGGTACTGCAGGGATCTAGGTTAGGTCTGCTCTCGTTTAATACCCTTATTAATGACCTGGAAAGAGGGAGTAAACTGCACATTAATGAATTTGGCAGATGATGCTATGCTGGGAGGTGCTGTGAGCTCCAGCAAGCATGGAAAATTAACACAAAGGGGCCTAGCGAGATTAGAAACACGggcaaggaaaagcaaaatgccaTGT is a genomic window of Dromaius novaehollandiae isolate bDroNov1 chromosome 11, bDroNov1.hap1, whole genome shotgun sequence containing:
- the PCDH19 gene encoding protocadherin-19 isoform X2; amino-acid sequence: MGALPALLGAALLWAGAGALINLKYSVEEEQRAGTVIANVAKDARDAGFVMDSRQPTAFRVVSNSAPHLVDISPGSGLLVTKQKIDRDLLCRQSPKCIISLEVMSSSMEICVIKLEIKDLNDNAPSFPTDQIELEISETASPGTRVPLESAYDPDSGSFGVQSYEITPNDLFGLETKTRGDGSRFAELVVEKSLDRETQSHYSYVITALDGGDPPKFGTVELSIRVIDSNDNNPLFEEPAYTVSVPENSPLGTPVIRLNASDPDEGTNGQVLYSFHSYVSERARELFQIDPQSGLITVSGAIDYEEGHVYELDVQAKDLGPNSIPAHCKVTISVQDANDNPPLINLLSVNSELVEVSENAPPGYVIALVRVSDRDSGANGRVQCKLLGNVPFRLQEYESFSTILVDGRLDREQRDQYNLTIQARDNGIPSLQATKSFTVKITDENDNHPHFSKPYYQVIVQENNTPGAYLLSVSARDPDLGLNGSVSYQIVPSQVRDMPVFTYVSINPNSGDIYALRSFNHEQTKAFEFKVLAKDGGNPSLQSNATVRVIVLDVNDNTPVITAPPLVNGTAEVYIPRNAGVGYLVTVVKADDYDEGENGRLSYEMVEGDRGFFEIDQVNGEIRTTRAFGENAKTAYELIVVAHDHGKTSLSASALILIYLSPALDAQESIGSVNLSLIFIIALGSIAAILFVTMIFVAVKCKRDNKEIRTYNCRIAEYSYGHQKKSSKKKKISKNDIRLVPRDVEETDKMNVVSCSSLTSSLNYFDYHQQTLPLGCRRSESTFLNVENQNSRNAGSNHIYHHTFTGQSPQQPDLIINGMPLPETENYSFDSNYVNSRAHLIKSSTFKDLEGNSLKDSGHEESDQTDSEHDVQRGLYCDTAVNDVLNTSVPSMGSQVPEPDQSEGFHCREECRILGHSDRCWMPRASVPSRAKSPERGRNVIALSIEATTVDTEPYEDCSTKRTFATFGKEGSEPVADERAGNPKGKRTVDLPVCSPKASGAVREAGNGCEAVSPVTSPLHLKSPLSGKPSVPYGIAHCPGSRDLEPFGNTGPSRPTEAEPRGADSENILHEVNPLLQECREKDSPGVKRLKDIVL
- the PCDH19 gene encoding protocadherin-19 isoform X1 yields the protein MGALPALLGAALLWAGAGALINLKYSVEEEQRAGTVIANVAKDARDAGFVMDSRQPTAFRVVSNSAPHLVDISPGSGLLVTKQKIDRDLLCRQSPKCIISLEVMSSSMEICVIKLEIKDLNDNAPSFPTDQIELEISETASPGTRVPLESAYDPDSGSFGVQSYEITPNDLFGLETKTRGDGSRFAELVVEKSLDRETQSHYSYVITALDGGDPPKFGTVELSIRVIDSNDNNPLFEEPAYTVSVPENSPLGTPVIRLNASDPDEGTNGQVLYSFHSYVSERARELFQIDPQSGLITVSGAIDYEEGHVYELDVQAKDLGPNSIPAHCKVTISVQDANDNPPLINLLSVNSELVEVSENAPPGYVIALVRVSDRDSGANGRVQCKLLGNVPFRLQEYESFSTILVDGRLDREQRDQYNLTIQARDNGIPSLQATKSFTVKITDENDNHPHFSKPYYQVIVQENNTPGAYLLSVSARDPDLGLNGSVSYQIVPSQVRDMPVFTYVSINPNSGDIYALRSFNHEQTKAFEFKVLAKDGGNPSLQSNATVRVIVLDVNDNTPVITAPPLVNGTAEVYIPRNAGVGYLVTVVKADDYDEGENGRLSYEMVEGDRGFFEIDQVNGEIRTTRAFGENAKTAYELIVVAHDHGKTSLSASALILIYLSPALDAQESIGSVNLSLIFIIALGSIAAILFVTMIFVAVKCKRDNKEIRTYNCRIAEYSYGHQKKSSKKKKISKNDIRLVPRDVEETDKMNVVSCSSLTSSLNYFDYHQQTLPLGCRRSESTFLNVENQNSRNAGSNHIYHHTFTGQSPQQPDLIINGMPLPETENYSFDSNYVNSRAHLIKSSSTFKDLEGNSLKDSGHEESDQTDSEHDVQRGLYCDTAVNDVLNTSVPSMGSQVPEPDQSEGFHCREECRILGHSDRCWMPRASVPSRAKSPERGRNVIALSIEATTVDTEPYEDCSTKRTFATFGKEGSEPVADERAGNPKGKRTVDLPVCSPKASGAVREAGNGCEAVSPVTSPLHLKSPLSGKPSVPYGIAHCPGSRDLEPFGNTGPSRPTEAEPRGADSENILHEVNPLLQECREKDSPGVKRLKDIVL
- the PCDH19 gene encoding protocadherin-19 isoform X3 codes for the protein MGALPALLGAALLWAGAGALINLKYSVEEEQRAGTVIANVAKDARDAGFVMDSRQPTAFRVVSNSAPHLVDISPGSGLLVTKQKIDRDLLCRQSPKCIISLEVMSSSMEICVIKLEIKDLNDNAPSFPTDQIELEISETASPGTRVPLESAYDPDSGSFGVQSYEITPNDLFGLETKTRGDGSRFAELVVEKSLDRETQSHYSYVITALDGGDPPKFGTVELSIRVIDSNDNNPLFEEPAYTVSVPENSPLGTPVIRLNASDPDEGTNGQVLYSFHSYVSERARELFQIDPQSGLITVSGAIDYEEGHVYELDVQAKDLGPNSIPAHCKVTISVQDANDNPPLINLLSVNSELVEVSENAPPGYVIALVRVSDRDSGANGRVQCKLLGNVPFRLQEYESFSTILVDGRLDREQRDQYNLTIQARDNGIPSLQATKSFTVKITDENDNHPHFSKPYYQVIVQENNTPGAYLLSVSARDPDLGLNGSVSYQIVPSQVRDMPVFTYVSINPNSGDIYALRSFNHEQTKAFEFKVLAKDGGNPSLQSNATVRVIVLDVNDNTPVITAPPLVNGTAEVYIPRNAGVGYLVTVVKADDYDEGENGRLSYEMVEGDRGFFEIDQVNGEIRTTRAFGENAKTAYELIVVAHDHGKTSLSASALILIYLSPALDAQESIGSVNLSLIFIIALGSIAAILFVTMIFVAVKCKRDNKEIRTYNCRIAEYSYGHQKKSSKKKKISKNDIRLVPRDVEETDKMNVVSCSSLTSSLNYFDYHQQTLPLGCRRSESTFLNVENQNSRNAGSNHIYHHTFTGQSPQQPDLIINGMPLPETENYSFDSNYVNSRAHLIKSSSTFKDLEGNSLKDSGHEESDQTDSEHDVQRGLYCDTAVNDVLNTSVPSMGSQVPEPDGKPTTLSICVTASWWRSWD